A genomic segment from Nicotiana tabacum cultivar K326 chromosome 9, ASM71507v2, whole genome shotgun sequence encodes:
- the LOC107810126 gene encoding U-box domain-containing protein 21-like yields the protein MISTWRKRRTEKRVAKRGLVEDITNMELVIPRHFTCPISLDLMKDPVTLSTGITYDRENIEKWIEAGNQTCPITNQTLRNGEPIPNHSIRKMIQQWCVENKDHGIERIPTPRIPVTSSEVVELLAKISKEIHDLELCGELVSKVKKLVNESERNKRCFVTNGTAQVLSAAFVAFSEEINMRNASTGEVILSTLTTILPLDGESKLNLGSISSLRCMVWFLKNGSLSSRRNAVFVLKDILKMEEQDKVEILLGMEGALEGLVKLVKEPICPTTTKASLLAIYHMVNSSHLSSSFANKKAQSRFVDLGLVELLVEMLVDCEKSICEKALGVLDGICSSIEGRKRAYSYALTVPVLVKKLLRVSDLATEFSVSILWKIGKNEKRENGGDVLVEALKLGAFQKLLLLLQVGCSETTKEKASELLKLLNVHRDRAECVDSLDFKSLKRPF from the coding sequence ATGATTTCAACATGGAGGAAAAGGAGAACAGAAAAAAGGGTAGCAAAGAGAGGATTAGTGGAGGATATTACAAACATGGAGTTGGTGATTCCTAGACATTTCacatgtccaatttccttagACTTAATGAAAGATCCAGTGACCTTGTCAACAGGGATCACATACGATAGAGAGAATATTGAGAAATGGATTGAGGCTGGGAATCAAACTTGTCCCATCACAAATCAAACATTGAGAAATGGTGAACCAATTCCAAATCACAGCATAAGGAAAATGATCCAACAATGGTGTGTTGAGAACAAGGATCATGGGATTGAAAGAATTCCAACTCCAAGAATTCCTGTGACATCGTCCGAGGTTGTTGAACTACTTGCAAAAATAAGCAAAGagattcatgacttagagttgtgCGGAGAATTAGTGTCCAAAGTGAAGAAGTTGGTGAATGAAAGTGAGAGGAACAAACGGTGCTTTGTTACCAATGGTACTGCACAGGTTTTATCAGCTGCATTTGTTGCATTTTCAGAGGAAATTAATATGAGAAATGCTTCAACAGGGGAAGTGATCTTGTCAACTTTGACGACTATATTGCCTCTGGATGGGGAGTCCAAGTTGAATCTTGGATCGATTTCATCGTTACGTTGCATGGTGTGGTTCTTGAAGAATGGGAGTTTATCAAGCAGGAGAAATGCAGTTTTTGTGCTAAAAGATATCTTGAAAATGGAGGAACAAGAcaaggttgaaatcttgttaggAATGGAAGGAGCTTTAGAAGGCTTAGTGAAACTTGTGAAAGAGCCAATTTGCCCTACTACTACAAAAGCTTCTTTGTTAGCAATCTACCACATGGTTAATTCATCACATTTGTCGTCGTCTTTCGCCAACAAGAAGGCTCAATCAAGATTTGTTGATCTGGGGTTAGTTGAATTGCTGGTAGAGATGCTTGTTGATTGTGAAAAGAGCATATGTGAAAAGGCATTAGGTGTTTTGGATGGAATTTGCAGCTCTATAGAAGGAAGAAAAAGGGCTTACAGTTATGCTCTAACTGTGCCTGTTTTGGTCAAGAAATTGCTGAGAGTTTCAGATTTGGCAACTGAGTTTTCAGTTTCAATTCTATGGAAGATTGGGAAGAATGAGAAGAGGGAAAATGGAGGTGATGTTCTTGTTGAAGCTCTAAAACTTGGTGCTTTTCAGAAGCTTTTGCTGCTGCTACAAGTTGGTTGTagtgaaacaacaaaagagaaggcTAGTGAGTTGTTGAAGTTGTTGAATGTGCATAGGGATAGAGCAGAGTGTGTTGATTCATTGGACTTCAAGAGTCTCAAAAGGCCATTCTGA